The sequence CGCGCCCGCTGAAGCGCACGCTGCCACGTAATCCTTCACGCTCTTCACGCCTTCGGAGCGGATCTGGAGGCTCCTCTCCCCGCACCATCCCGCCACGGGATAGAGCCGGAACTTCACGCCGCCCGACTCCGACCCCCGGTCCTCCGCGGTGGAGTCCTGGAAATAGAACGCATCCATCGGCGAGAACTCCGGCAGATTGATCTTTGCGCTAAAGGGTGAATACAGTTCCGGCCGCCCGTTGTCGTGGACACACACCAGATGCCGGGCGTCGCGGTTCCAGCCAAAGGAGATCGTTCCCGAGGAAGATTGTTTGCCAGGAGGGTAAATCGCCCGCGAAAGCCGGAACACCCGCGTCGGCTTGCCGAACGTGTACAGCTCCGCCACCAGCAACGTCTGCGGACTGGATTCGCCCAGCTCGTAGGCGACCCTAAATTCCCGCACCCGGGCCAGCTCCATCAAGCGGACCTCGTTGGCCGGAATCTCCACCGGCCGGAAATGAAACCCCTCCGCGGACACAGGCTGCGCTCCACCGAGCAAACCAAATCCCGCCATGGCATGGATCAAAGTGCATGTCTTCATCGCACTTCGTTTCCAACCACACACCCCGGCCCACTTCAACCGGGTTCCATCGCTTTACGCCGATTTTACCGTGCCGTGTTTCCGCTGGTTACACACTGCTGATTTCAAATCAGCCCCAGATGGGATGGCAAAGACTGGAGAAGAAGCTGCCGCGATTCATTTCCACTACCTTTTGCCTCACGAATCATTTCCTCCACGACTCGGTGAAACTGTTGAATAGGGCCATCACCAGCTGACAGAAGGTCGCTTGCGATTCGCTCCAACTGCACAACCGCAAAATCCTCCGCCATCTGCTCTTCATCGCTGTTGGCAAAAATCAGGACGTCTTCCACGAGGATTCGGATCAGGGCATCCATGCGAAGAGATTGATGATCGAACGGGAAACGCTTCAAGTTCGTTCGCACGGGTGCAGTCCCAGCCTATTGATGCACAACAATCGACCACGTATCGAAGCACCGGACGGAATCACCCATCCAGCCAAACTGGGCAATCGCATCCCCTCACTCCCCGAACAACGCCTCGATCATGTCCGTGCTCTTCGGTCCGGGGAAGACGCTCAGCTCCATCTGGTTCATCACGTACGCGAAGGACAGGCCCGTCTCCGGATCCCCGAAGGCATGGCTGCCACCCGCGCCCGGATGGCCAAAGGCCCCCACCGACTCCCCGTAAAGCCGCCGCTTCTTGTTCCCCGCCGCGTCCACCGGGTCCTTCTGGCAGCCGCAGGTGAAACAGGTCTCCCGCATCAGGATACGGTCATCCCCCTGAACGCGGGTGGCCGCCAGCTTCGCCCGCACCGACGCGGACAGCGGGCTATCGATCGCCCCGATCGCGGCCTGATAGAACTTCGCCAGCGCCGAGGCCGTGCCCACCCCGCCCATCGCCGGGAAGCCCGCCGACCACGCCTTCGGGTCGTTCATCTCCTGCACCGAATGCAGCCCGCGCGGCGACGAAAACGCCCGCCGCACCAACGACCCTTCCTTGTGGAATTCGCTATAGAAGCCCTCCTCCAGATCCGACTTGTCCGCCTTCCCGGGATACAGCGTGGCCACGCGACCCTGCTCGCTTTCCGGCAGGCCGATCCAGAAATCGAGGCCCAGCGGAGCCCCGATCGCTTCGCGAAAAAACGCGCCGAGCGTCTTCCCCGTCAATCTACGCACCGGTTCATCCACCAGCACCCCGAAGGTCCGCGGATGATAGCCCTGCCCCTCGCCCGGTCGCCAGGCCGGAGTCTGCGCCTCGACCGCCGCCACCACTTCCGCGTGGTCCCACACGCTCGCCCGGCGATCCAGCGCCGCCAACCCGCACTGGTGGGACAGCAGGTGCGCGAAGGTCGCCTCCGCCACCGGAAACTCCGGCCACACCTCGCGGACCAGCGTTTCCGGTCCCAGCCCGTGCGTCTCCAACGCCATCAGCAGCGTGGCCGAC comes from Luteolibacter sp. LG18 and encodes:
- a CDS encoding serine hydrolase domain-containing protein; this translates as MSVSPAQLGQVLSAFERNFLERNELGASVSIWWQGEEILSIGEGYADRAKSRAWTPETLVPVYSATKGPTSATLLMALETHGLGPETLVREVWPEFPVAEATFAHLLSHQCGLAALDRRASVWDHAEVVAAVEAQTPAWRPGEGQGYHPRTFGVLVDEPVRRLTGKTLGAFFREAIGAPLGLDFWIGLPESEQGRVATLYPGKADKSDLEEGFYSEFHKEGSLVRRAFSSPRGLHSVQEMNDPKAWSAGFPAMGGVGTASALAKFYQAAIGAIDSPLSASVRAKLAATRVQGDDRILMRETCFTCGCQKDPVDAAGNKKRRLYGESVGAFGHPGAGGSHAFGDPETGLSFAYVMNQMELSVFPGPKSTDMIEALFGE